CGAATAATTATGTTCCCATGCTTGAGGGGCGGTCATCTGTGGGCAGATTGGGGCTGTTTGTACACATAACCGCAGGTTTTGGCGATGTGGGCTTCGCGGGCTACTGGACTTTGGAGATGTTCTGTATTCGACCCGTCCGGATCTATCCAAATGTAGAAATCTGCCAGATTTACTACCATACGCTGGATGGCGATTTCGAGACCTACAAAAGTGGAAAGTATCAAAATAATACGGGTATTCAACCCAGTCGTTTATATCTCGATTTTAAAGGAATAGACAGCATTGAATCATAACGAAGATATACAGACGTTTTTGTCGGGTAAAACCCCTTTTCACGAGACAGAGGCTCTGTGGGCAAATGGGACGATGCCTTTGCACGTGCGTTATTTTTGTTCCGATGAACAGCCATCAGAGCAGTTTGTAACTTCTGTTCGATGTCTCGTTTTCCAGAATGATTCTGTTCTCGTACTCAGGAACCGTAAGGGCAATCACATTTTGCCGGGCGGTCGTCGCGAGGAGGGAGAGACTTTTGAACAAACACTTCGCCGTGAAGTTATTGAAGAGACAGGCTGGACGGTTGAATCTATCTCACGCCTGGGGTTCATCCATCTGGAACATCTCAAGCCGAAGCCGCCTGGATTCCAGTTCCCATATCTCCCTCACTTTTTTCAAATTATTTATACCGCCCGCGCTTCCAAACATGTGCCAGATTTGATGTGCGATGATGACTATGAGGAGGACGCGACATTTGTCCCAATAGGTGAACTGGATGGGTTGGGTATCTCTGAGGCAGAGTTGGGATATGTCCGATATATCGGCATCAACGGGTTATTGACGGGTTGGGTG
This region of Gemmatimonadota bacterium genomic DNA includes:
- a CDS encoding NUDIX domain-containing protein; translated protein: MPLHVRYFCSDEQPSEQFVTSVRCLVFQNDSVLVLRNRKGNHILPGGRREEGETFEQTLRREVIEETGWTVESISRLGFIHLEHLKPKPPGFQFPYLPHFFQIIYTARASKHVPDLMCDDDYEEDATFVPIGELDGLGISEAELGYVRYIGINGLLTGWV
- a CDS encoding dCTP deaminase, translating into MILSGKMIHERMGKDIIIEPFDPARLNPNSYNLSLANELMIYEDGVLDMKEKNRTRSIQIPDDGYEMQPQTLYLGRTVEFTRTNNYVPMLEGRSSVGRLGLFVHITAGFGDVGFAGYWTLEMFCIRPVRIYPNVEICQIYYHTLDGDFETYKSGKYQNNTGIQPSRLYLDFKGIDSIES